The following are encoded in a window of Corynebacterium marinum DSM 44953 genomic DNA:
- a CDS encoding glycoside-pentoside-hexuronide (GPH):cation symporter, whose product MMTSMFLTMYMTEIAGLSAGVAGAIYGITKVWAGVADLLAGQTVDRANTRWGRLRPWILFGSTPLAVVFVLLFSTPAGLSGAATVAWIFLFDAAFQLAYSFVNIPYGSLSAAMTQDPVDRSRLSGARSIASSVTGVILSAAIAPQFQDTTADGVRLKFTITCLILGVIAVALYLICFANAREVVPRSPGKISFRSTFVMLKQNRPLLILSLGAFFLLAAIFTMNAVGLYYARYVLGNAAWYTYLMLANSVGTIAVATVVPTLTVRLGKRNGYIACALVAVLGYSLVFFIPAGNLPVAVFAWLLLGVGTGGTNALMFSMQADTVDYGEWKAGIRSEGGSYSILSFIRKVGQGLGGWLGLAVMGAMGYVAMAPDQSADALQGIRISAGLIPAVLAILAMVVLIAYPLDAKLHAQVVSDLNERRTQDAVAETKAVDVERVRVDTVGDGRSTLLRRAGDANPPILTVFGQRGSGASEIAPMLAKALNVPYIGQKFASEELTQVDPSDLISDSTFDRWLRTVSYSGSQNTDLAAATEMSANRKIAAENTQHVLAAVDKGGVVLGRNGALVLGKVVGAMHIRLIAPLGKRIGRVIHTTGLLASEAAEQCRAEDRIRAEMSQALYRWNPNSDESYDLVINTGSMTYQQIVDLIVDMYQRKYPGYQSLPGYGFSGNTGHDATN is encoded by the coding sequence ATGATGACGTCGATGTTCCTGACGATGTACATGACGGAGATCGCCGGGCTGTCCGCCGGTGTCGCCGGCGCCATCTACGGCATCACCAAGGTGTGGGCCGGCGTCGCCGACCTCCTCGCTGGCCAGACCGTCGACCGGGCGAACACCCGCTGGGGCCGCCTGCGACCCTGGATCCTCTTCGGGTCCACCCCGCTGGCCGTGGTTTTCGTGCTGCTGTTCAGCACCCCGGCGGGACTGTCCGGCGCGGCGACGGTCGCATGGATCTTCCTTTTCGACGCCGCCTTCCAGCTCGCCTACTCCTTCGTCAACATCCCCTACGGCTCCCTGTCGGCGGCGATGACCCAGGACCCGGTCGACCGGTCCCGGCTCTCCGGCGCCCGGTCCATCGCGTCGTCCGTCACCGGCGTCATCCTGTCCGCGGCCATCGCGCCCCAGTTCCAGGACACCACCGCCGACGGCGTCCGGCTGAAGTTCACCATCACGTGCCTGATCCTCGGCGTGATCGCCGTGGCCCTGTACCTGATCTGCTTCGCCAACGCACGCGAAGTCGTGCCTCGCTCCCCGGGCAAGATCTCCTTCAGGTCCACCTTCGTCATGCTGAAGCAGAACCGTCCGCTGCTCATCCTCAGCCTCGGCGCGTTCTTCCTGTTGGCGGCGATCTTCACCATGAACGCCGTGGGCCTGTATTACGCCCGCTACGTGCTGGGCAACGCCGCCTGGTACACCTACCTCATGCTGGCCAACTCCGTCGGCACGATCGCCGTCGCGACGGTGGTGCCCACCCTCACCGTCCGGCTGGGCAAGCGCAACGGCTACATCGCCTGCGCACTGGTGGCGGTCCTCGGCTACTCCCTGGTCTTCTTCATTCCGGCCGGCAACCTGCCCGTCGCCGTCTTCGCCTGGCTGCTGCTGGGCGTCGGCACGGGCGGCACCAACGCACTGATGTTCTCCATGCAGGCGGACACCGTCGACTACGGCGAGTGGAAGGCGGGCATCCGCTCCGAGGGCGGCTCCTACTCCATCCTCTCCTTCATCCGTAAGGTCGGCCAGGGCCTCGGCGGCTGGCTGGGCCTGGCCGTCATGGGCGCCATGGGATACGTCGCCATGGCGCCGGACCAGAGCGCAGACGCGCTGCAGGGCATCCGCATCTCCGCCGGCCTCATCCCGGCCGTCCTCGCGATCCTGGCCATGGTCGTCCTCATCGCCTACCCGCTCGACGCCAAGCTGCACGCCCAGGTCGTCTCCGACCTCAACGAGCGCCGCACTCAGGACGCCGTCGCGGAGACCAAGGCCGTCGACGTCGAGCGGGTCCGGGTTGACACGGTCGGTGACGGCCGCAGCACCCTGCTGCGCCGCGCAGGCGACGCGAACCCGCCGATCCTCACCGTCTTCGGCCAGCGGGGCTCCGGCGCCAGCGAGATCGCCCCGATGCTGGCGAAGGCGCTCAACGTGCCCTACATCGGCCAGAAGTTCGCCTCCGAGGAACTGACCCAGGTGGACCCGTCCGACCTCATCAGCGACTCCACCTTCGACCGTTGGCTGCGCACCGTGTCCTACAGCGGTTCGCAGAACACCGACCTGGCCGCCGCGACCGAGATGTCCGCGAACCGGAAGATCGCCGCGGAGAACACGCAGCACGTTCTCGCGGCCGTCGACAAGGGCGGCGTGGTCCTGGGCCGCAACGGCGCACTGGTGCTGGGCAAGGTGGTCGGCGCGATGCACATCCGCCTGATCGCCCCGCTGGGCAAACGCATCGGGCGGGTGATCCACACGACCGGGTTGCTGGCCTCAGAGGCGGCCGAGCAGTGCCGGGCGGAGGACCGCATCCGTGCCGAAATGTCGCAGGCGCTCTACCGCTGGAACCCCAACAGCGACGAATCCTACGACCTGGTCATCAACACCGGTTCCATGACCTACCAGCAGATCGTGGACCTCATCGTGGACATGTACCAGCGGAAATACCCCGGGTACCAGTCCCTGCCGGGGTACGGATTCAGCGGAAACACTGGCCATGATGCTACCAATTGA